In Erigeron canadensis isolate Cc75 chromosome 6, C_canadensis_v1, whole genome shotgun sequence, the following are encoded in one genomic region:
- the LOC122603002 gene encoding disease resistance protein At4g27190-like — MGGVGKTTMMEQLKKAVEDKKMFDWVVKVVIGEKMNTFYIQQTVAEYLQIPLTETSTTARADRLRVTFGNISQERKQKVLVILDDVWEKAELKDIGLCPLPNGSKLLLTSRNENVCTQIVAEDDLDLRVVRVDVMEELEANNFFFHISKVSDPDLKEMGVKIVKRCGFLPLAIKLIATNLRSKEKWAWRNTLHRLKKNELDKNVQKIVEISYNFLADEDAKAVFLLCGLFPDDFNIPIEDLTRYAWGLQLLNEVPTLGDARDRTKTCVLDLKNANLLLSSDHSDCVKMHDLVLAFVVAKVSKGNHPWIINHSDVSNWSRAEMSKSCRSISLTCTGMSEFPSDLNYPNVSLLRLMNGDKSLKFPDDFYEKMENLQVMACEKLQISSLLQISTTLRTLCLHQCSLMFDCSPIGDHLLNLEVLSFSDSGIQYLPSAIGKLVKLKLLDLTGCMDLRIDEGVLKNLVKLEELYMEVNGKVVRFTDINYKELAERSKNLSAFDFEFVENNPESKNMSYNKLERFRISMGRYLENGGPDNVQNSENTLMLKVANKDELLESGMNELFPKTEVLYLEAGSGMKNLEEVLPKSVPRHSLFYNLRVLRITKCVDLRYLFTVPVARGLLKLERLIIEECPVMEALVYSEEEQGVDDIRFQGLKFLYLSNLPKLDGLSSNTNNIVIHLPQLLELYLIDLPNLTSIYPVGDYKSSIMSSGSSTIDDKPFFNKQVGGIEDLSDGGIEEYMAGSS, encoded by the exons ATGGGTGGCGTGGGGAAGACCACAATGATGGAACAACTGAAAAAGGCTGTGGAAGATAAGAAAATGTTTGATTGGGTTGTGAAGGTGGTTATCGGGGAAAAGATGAACACATTTTATATTCAGCAAACCGTGGCAGAATACTTGCAAATTCCTTTAACCGAAACAAGTACAACAGCAAGGGCAGATCGTCTTCGCGTAACATTTGGGAACATTTCACAAGAAAGAAAACAGAAGGTTTTAGTAATATTGGATGATGTTTGGGAGAAGGCTGAGCTTAAAGACATTGGACTATGTCCTTTGCCAAACGGCTCCAAGTTGTTGCTAACATCAAGAAATGAAAACGTTTGTACACAAATTGTTGCAGAAGATGATTTAGATCTTAGAGTTGTTAGAGTAGATGTGATGGAGGAGTTAGAAGCGaataatttcttttttcatatttcAAAAGTTTCAGACCCGGACCTCAAAGAAATGGGAGTTAAAATCGTGAAAAGATGTGGTTTCTTACCCTTAGCCATCAAACTCATTGCAACAAACCTTAGATCTAAAGAAAAGTGGGCATGGAGGAATACGCTTCACCGTTTGAAGAAAAATGAACTCGATAAGAATGTGCAAAAAATTGTTgagataagttataactttttagCCGATGAAGATGCTAAAGCAGTTTTTCTTCTTTGTGGTTTGTTTCCGGATGACTTCAATATTCCAATCGAGGATCTGACAAGATACGCATGGGGGCTTCAGTTGTTAAATGAAGTTCCTACTCTGGGGGACGCTAGAGACCGGACAAAAACATGTGTACTTGATCTCAAAAATGCAAACTTATTGCTCAGTAGCGATCATTCCGATTGTGTCAAAATGCACGATCTTGTGCTTGCTTTTGTGGTAGCTAAAGTTTCTAAAGGCAATCATCCATGGATCATTAACCACAGCGATGTTTCAAATTGGAGTAGAGCTGAAATGAGCAAGTCTTGCAGAAGTATTTCTTTGACATGTACGGGCATGTCTGAGTTCCCTAGCGACTTGAACTACCCAAACGTATCCCTATTGAGACTTATGAACGGCGATAAATCGCTTAAGTTTCCTGATGATTTTTatgagaaaatggaaaatcttcAAGTTATGGCATGTGAGAAGTTGCAAATCTCTTCATTGCTTCAAATCTCTACCACCCTTCGAACACTCTGTCTACATCAATGCTCATTGATGTTTGATTGCTCTCCTATTGGTGATCATCTTTTGAACTTGGAAGTGCTCAGCTTTTCTGATTCTGGCATCCAATATTTACCATCTGCAATCGGGAAGCTAGTGAAGCTAAAGCTACTTGATTTGACAGGCTGTATGGATCTACGAATCGATGAAGGCGTCTTGAAAAACTTGGTCAAGCTTGAAGAGCTTTATATGGAGGTTAATGGAAAGGTTGTAAGATTCACAGATATAAACTACAAAGAATTGGCAGAACGTTCCAAGAATCTTTCTGCATTTGACTTTGAATTCGTTGAGAACAATCCTGAGTCAAAGAATATGTCATATAATAAGCTTGAAAGATTCCGTATATCTATGGGACGTTACTTAGAAAATGGTGGCCCCGATAATGTGCAAAATTCCGAGAACACGCTGATGTTAAAAGTCGCtaacaaagatgaattgttgGAATCTGGAATGAATGAGTTGTTTCCGAAAACAGAAGTGCTTTACTTGGAAGCTGGCAGTGGCATGAAAAACCTTGAAGAAGTTTTACCGAAATCTGTACCTCGACACAgcttgttttataatttaagagtCCTTCGTATTACCAAGTGTGTCGACTTGAGATACCTCTTTACAGTCCCAGTAGCAAGGGGCCTGCTGAAGCTTGAGCGTCTCATAATTGAGGAATGCCCTGTCATGGAAGCACTGGTATACAGCGAAGAAGAACAAGGGGTCGATGACATTAGGTTTCAGGGGCTGAAGTTTCTATATTTGAGTAATCTACCAAAGTTGGACGGTTTGTCGTCCAACACTAACAATATTGTAATCCATCTACCGCAACTACTGGAGTTGTATCTCATAGACCTTCCAAACTTGACAAGCATTTATCCGGTGGGAGACTATAAATCATCGATTATGTCCAGTGGCAGTTCTACTATTGATGATAAACCTTTCTTCAATAAACAG GTTGGAGGAATTGAGGATTTATCGGATGGAGGCATTGAAGAATATATGGCCGGAAGTAGTTGA